The Globicephala melas chromosome 20, mGloMel1.2, whole genome shotgun sequence genome contains a region encoding:
- the LOC115845410 gene encoding LOW QUALITY PROTEIN: angiotensin-converting enzyme-like protein Ace3 (The sequence of the model RefSeq protein was modified relative to this genomic sequence to represent the inferred CDS: inserted 1 base in 1 codon; deleted 2 bases in 2 codons; substituted 4 bases at 4 genomic stop codons), with protein MELDRDWPIASPSSAVLLAMGTRWTCPGPSLLVLFYYGQLLPWLRTEADQNSDKLYNEAVAKAFLQFYERTAQVVWNQFMEATWNYVTNITKNNRGEMLDKDVERSQHTLALGTRALLFKVASFQDPAVKRMLSKLQNLDRAVLPKEELREYNQIVVHMETTDSMAQVCLNEGPCLPLEPDLQEVTASSWDQRELLWAWQGWRDAVGHQLRSTFKRYLQLRSSTHLXAPSPFLGYKDMGALWRSTYKSDTLEEDLEQLFQELQPLYVNLHAYVRLVRLALYRFYGPELIDPREPSPAHVLGNMWAQSWVSVLDLVLPXPEKHPEDITKITXGQQWKSEKMFQEAEKFVTSLGLLSTPPEFWKNAMTERPTDGREVECHASAWDVYEGKDFRIKKCTEVTIEDLLSIFHQMGYIQYFLQYKNLSVIFHTGANPAFEEAVGSVITLSASSHKHLLNRALLSHQHQDEEEEVSFLMNVALEKIAFIPFAYLVDLFHWKVFDGTIEKAVCNQEWWNLRLKSQGLCPTVPRTENDFDPGTKFHISASLPYIRYFLSLVLQFQFHEALCKASGHVGPLHXCDFYNSXLAGKLLEDVLKLGLSKPWPEALQKITGETKVCTKALMTYFKPLLNWLVAENVRRGDILGWPDFSCSFEEKETDREAFLGLELDPAQAKSRQWVLLALSFVMLLVVLLLAYRLYILEKKLTGPRHQTLKSPPKTCFLGTAMEPHQVVKEQWLLLGLCLILMLRSTGLTVRIFTQHSRKPPWMRAEWWSWD; from the exons TTGGCCCATAGCCTCACCCAGCTCTGCTGTTCTCCTGGCCATGGGAACAAGATGGACTTGCCCTGGACCTTCCCTACTTGTGCTCTTCTATTATGGGCAGCTCTTGCCATGGCTCAGGACTGAGGCTGATCAGAACTCAG ACAAGCTCTACAATGAGGCCGTGGCAAAGGCCTTCCTGCAGTTTTATGAGCGTACAGCCCAAGTTGTGTGGAACCAGTTCATGGAGGCCACCTGGAACTATGTCACCAACATCACCAAGAATAACCGCGGGGAGATG CTGGACAAGGACGTGGAGCGGTCCCAGCACACGCTG GCTCTTGGCACGCGGGCCCTCCTGTTTAAGGTCGCCAGCTTCCAGGACCCAGCCGTGAAGCGCATGTTGAGTAAGCTGCAGAACTTGGACAGGGCGGTCCTGCCCAAGGAGGAGCTCCGGGAG TACAACCAGATTGTGGTCCACATGGAGACCACAGACAGCATGGCCCAGGTGTGCCTGAACGAGGGGCCCTGCCTGCCCCTGGAGC CAGACCTCCAAGAAGTCACGGCCTCCTCCTGGGACCAGAGGGAGCTGCTGTGGGCCTGGCAGGGCTGGCGGGATGCTGTGGGTCACCAGCTCCGCAGCACCTTCAAGCGCTACCTGCAGCTGCGAAGCTCAACG CACCTCTgagccccctcccctttcctgggTTACAAAGACATGGGGGCCTTATGGCGGTCCACGTACAAGTCCGACACACTGGAAGAAGACCTGGAGCAGCTCTTCCAGGAGCTGCAGCCGCTCTACGTGAACCTGCACGCCTACGTGCGCCTG GTGCGCCTGGCCCTGTATCGCTTCTACGGGCCCGAGCTCATCGATCCgagggagcccagcccagcccacgtTCTGG gcAACATGTGGGCTCAGTCCTGGGTCAGCGTCTTAGACCTGGTCCTGC TTCCGGAGAAGCACCCCGAGGACATCACGAAGATCACGTGAGGCCAG CAGTGGAAGTCTGAGAAAATGTTCCAAGAGGCTGAAAAATTCGTCACCTCCCTGGGGCTGCTTTCCACCCCTCCTGAGTTCTGGAAAAATGCCATGACGGAAAGGCCAACGGACGGGCGGGAGGTGGAGTGCCACGCATCCGCCTGGGACGTCTACGAGGGGAAGGACTTCAG GATAAAGAAGTGCACTGAAGTGACCATAGAAGATCTGCTCTCCATCTTCCACCAGATGGGCTATATCCAGTACTTCTTGCAGTACAAGAACCTCTCTGTGATCTTCCACACAGGCGCCAACCCAGCCTTTGAAGAGGCCGTGGGGTCGGTGATCACCCTCTCGGCCTCCTCCCATAAGCACCTGCTCAACAGAGCCCTGCTCAGCCACCAGCACCAGGATGAAG AAGAGGAGGTCAGTTTCCTGATGAACGTTGCCCTGGAGAAGATCGCCTTCATCCCCTTCGCCTACCTGGTGGACCTGTTTCACTGGAAGGTCTTTGACGGCACCATCGAGAAGGCCGTGTGCAACCAGGAGTGGTGGAACCTCAG gttgAAGTCCCAGGGCCTGTGCCCCACTGTCCCTCGGACAGAGAATGACTTTGATCCGGGCACCAAGTTCCACATCTCTGCCAGCTTGCCCTACATTCG GTACTTCCTCAGCCTCGTGCTCCAGTTCCAGTTCCATGAAGCACTCTGCAAGGCCTCAGGCCACGTGGGGCCCCTGCACTGATGCGACTTCTATAACTCCTAGCTGGCTGGGAAGCTCCTGGA GGATGTCCTAAAGCTGGGCTTGAGCAAGCCCTGGCCAGAGGCCCTGCAGAAGATAACCGGGGAGACCAAGGTGTGTACAAAGGCCCTCATGACCTACTTCAAGCCCCTGCTGAACTGGCTGGTCGCCGAGAATGTGCGGCGTGGGGACATCCTGGGCTGGCCAGACTTCAGCTGTTCCTTTGAAG agaaagaaacagacaggGAGGCATTCCTGGGTCTGGAGCTGGACCCTGCCCAGGCCAAATCTAGGCAGTGGGTGTTGCTGGCCCTGAGCTTTGTCATGTTACTGGTGGTCCTGTTGCTGGCCTACAGGCTGTACATCCTGGAAAAAAAGCTCACTGGCCCAAGACACCA GACACTCAAGTCACCACCCAAAACCTGCTTTCTAGGCACAGCCATGGAGCCCCACCAAGTTGTCAAAGAACAGTGGCTGCTGCTGGGCCTCTGCCTCATCCTGATGCTGCGCTCAACCGGCCTGACCGTTCGGATTTTCACACAGCACAGCAGGAAGCCCCCGTGGATGAGAGCTgaatggtggagctgggactaG